One Acidobacteriota bacterium DNA segment encodes these proteins:
- a CDS encoding insulinase family protein translates to MSIRQRFCACLVAVCLSSVFVLSQPAHAQIKPPVLKITQTKLKNNLTVVLHEDHTAPIVNVQVWYHVGAKDEKPGQSGFAHLFEHIMFKGTKHIAQEEYPRLIEETGGIQNAGTLQDYTFYWQTVPANYLERVLWMESERMKSLTVNEQNFASERQVVLEEKKLRFDNTPLGKIYALLLSNVFKTYPYAHLPIGSEEDLNAATVADVKAFHDRYYVPDNATVIIVGDFNTAEVIKQIGKYFDDVPASATPVPRIKLEEPEWTEERRSVVYDARLPFGGVTIAYPTVSANHPDRHALELLSNILARGETSRLYRSLVYDKQLAIFAAGRNEPLELAGIFSFQAAMAVGKTAEEGEAALLAEIDKVKAEPVSEQELNRSKAQLISSLVRQRQTVQGKADNIGYATVIMGDYRLVNSELQKYQAVTIKDLQRVAQTYFNPWKRLVIYFLPESMRPKQSSVVPTSTPTTETQKGAN, encoded by the coding sequence ATGTCTATTCGACAGCGATTCTGTGCCTGTCTGGTTGCGGTCTGCCTGAGCAGCGTTTTTGTGCTCAGCCAACCAGCCCATGCTCAGATTAAACCGCCCGTTTTAAAAATCACCCAAACCAAACTGAAAAACAACCTTACGGTTGTGCTCCACGAAGACCACACCGCACCAATTGTCAATGTTCAAGTCTGGTATCACGTCGGGGCCAAAGATGAAAAACCTGGCCAATCGGGGTTTGCTCACCTCTTTGAGCACATCATGTTTAAAGGCACCAAACATATCGCCCAGGAAGAATACCCCCGGCTGATCGAGGAAACCGGTGGCATCCAAAATGCCGGAACCCTGCAGGATTACACCTTTTACTGGCAAACCGTCCCGGCAAATTATCTTGAGCGCGTGTTGTGGATGGAATCCGAGCGGATGAAATCACTGACCGTCAACGAACAAAACTTTGCTTCGGAACGGCAAGTGGTGTTGGAAGAAAAGAAACTCCGGTTTGATAACACTCCGCTGGGCAAAATCTATGCGCTGTTGTTGTCCAACGTCTTTAAAACCTATCCTTACGCCCACCTTCCCATTGGCTCGGAAGAAGATTTGAATGCCGCGACGGTGGCTGATGTCAAAGCCTTTCATGATCGCTATTACGTGCCTGACAATGCCACCGTGATCATTGTGGGTGATTTCAACACCGCCGAAGTCATCAAGCAAATCGGAAAATACTTTGATGATGTTCCGGCGAGTGCCACGCCCGTGCCGCGCATTAAACTCGAAGAACCCGAGTGGACCGAGGAACGTCGCTCGGTTGTATATGACGCCCGCCTGCCGTTTGGTGGCGTGACGATTGCCTATCCGACCGTCAGCGCCAATCATCCTGACCGTCACGCGCTGGAGCTGCTTTCAAACATTCTGGCTCGTGGCGAGACGTCCCGACTCTATCGGAGCCTGGTGTATGACAAACAACTGGCGATTTTTGCGGCTGGGAGAAATGAACCGCTCGAACTGGCCGGTATTTTTTCGTTTCAGGCGGCCATGGCGGTTGGAAAAACAGCCGAGGAAGGTGAAGCCGCACTGCTGGCTGAAATTGACAAAGTCAAAGCGGAGCCGGTGAGCGAACAGGAACTCAATCGGTCAAAAGCACAGTTGATCAGTTCGCTTGTCCGTCAGCGTCAAACGGTCCAGGGCAAAGCTGACAATATTGGCTATGCGACGGTGATTATGGGTGATTACCGACTGGTGAACTCCGAACTTCAAAAGTACCAGGCGGTGACCATCAAAGACCTTCAGCGGGTCGCCCAAACCTATTTCAATCCATGGAAACGGCTGGTGATTTATTTCCTCCCTGAGTCAATGCGCCCGAAGCAATCTTCAGTGGTGCCGACCTCCACGCCGACAACTGAGACTCAAAAAGGAGCGAACTAA
- a CDS encoding insulinase family protein, with protein MPWLNLFQNSKTLRMHSLCSLLLSGVCLLTPLSGVTLAAQEKPPVAPPFHARPFPAFVDQTLPNGLRVLIVEDHRQPLVSFQLSLPGGAIYDTDQKAGVASMTADLLTKGTKTRKARDLAQTVDDLGGALGADAGDEYARVTASFLSNSTALALELLADVTLNPTFDEDELARAKTQAISGFQFTSISGGFLAGGVFDRLVFGTTPYGRPSNGTPETVPTISRADVVAFHQKHYTPKGAILVVTGDVQPKAIMPLITKHLGGWTGEAVPPLSIQLPTEPKGVRMVVIDKPDAVQTEIRVGRQAFPATDPDRITASLMNVALGGGLFTTRLMQEVRVKRGLTYGARSSLQLLTKGGKFTLSTNTKTESTVEVVRILLDELKKLRDVPISDVELAQRKSFMIGQSVLNAETPADVAGNLLDAIRQGGGKQDLDTYAQKVSAVTAEAIQKVMRDRLNPDSSTIVLVGNAAGFEKELASLGKFEKIPFRDVDLMAANLRKPSPLERPATDAEKTAGSEFLKQTVAALGGEAYVNQKTVIRQGSGKFSPPGLPQPLAVPSITNTTGEGGKSVLTIKHPAFEVSFGTAGDGKIWVVSPQGVQEFPNPEQGKFGLDVLNKAAVHPEEFLIRSLPDEEKEGRKYKVFAISDKDKHTTLFYCDPETSLVSRLTYKGQQGDTEELYADYADFSGLKVARKVTYKTNGAMFLEATFTEIKVNEAVPDSVFARPAGK; from the coding sequence ATGCCCTGGTTGAACTTATTTCAGAATTCAAAGACGTTGCGAATGCACTCGCTTTGCAGTTTGCTGCTTTCAGGTGTGTGCCTGCTGACACCACTTTCAGGCGTCACCCTGGCGGCGCAGGAGAAACCACCCGTGGCACCGCCGTTTCATGCGAGGCCGTTTCCGGCGTTTGTTGATCAAACCCTTCCCAATGGATTGCGGGTCCTGATTGTTGAAGACCATCGCCAGCCACTCGTTTCATTTCAACTTTCGCTTCCGGGCGGGGCCATTTACGACACGGATCAAAAAGCCGGTGTGGCTTCGATGACCGCCGATTTGTTGACCAAAGGCACCAAAACTCGCAAAGCCAGGGATCTGGCCCAAACCGTGGACGATCTGGGCGGCGCGCTCGGTGCGGATGCGGGTGATGAATATGCCCGTGTCACTGCCTCATTTCTGTCAAATTCCACCGCCCTGGCGCTCGAACTTCTGGCCGATGTGACACTCAATCCGACCTTTGACGAAGATGAACTTGCCCGGGCAAAAACCCAGGCCATTTCCGGATTTCAATTCACTTCAATTTCAGGCGGCTTTCTGGCGGGTGGCGTCTTTGACCGGCTGGTATTTGGCACGACCCCATATGGACGTCCATCGAATGGAACACCGGAAACAGTCCCTACAATTTCACGAGCCGATGTTGTGGCGTTTCACCAGAAGCATTACACCCCCAAAGGGGCCATTCTGGTGGTGACGGGTGACGTACAGCCAAAAGCCATCATGCCGCTCATCACCAAACACCTTGGCGGGTGGACCGGGGAAGCGGTTCCACCGCTCTCAATTCAACTCCCAACCGAACCAAAGGGCGTGCGCATGGTGGTGATTGATAAGCCAGATGCTGTTCAAACTGAAATCCGCGTCGGTCGCCAGGCGTTTCCGGCCACGGATCCAGATCGGATTACCGCCTCGCTGATGAATGTCGCCCTTGGCGGTGGGTTGTTTACCACGCGTCTGATGCAGGAAGTTCGCGTCAAACGCGGGCTGACCTATGGCGCACGATCATCGCTCCAACTCTTGACCAAAGGCGGAAAATTCACGCTTTCAACCAACACCAAAACCGAATCAACAGTGGAGGTAGTGCGCATCCTCCTTGATGAGCTGAAAAAGTTGCGTGATGTGCCGATTTCTGACGTGGAACTTGCTCAGCGGAAATCATTTATGATTGGGCAGTCGGTCCTCAACGCTGAAACCCCGGCGGACGTGGCCGGCAACCTGCTTGATGCCATTCGACAGGGAGGCGGGAAACAGGACCTGGATACGTATGCCCAGAAAGTGTCCGCCGTCACCGCCGAAGCCATTCAAAAAGTGATGCGCGACCGGCTCAACCCGGACTCAAGCACCATCGTGCTGGTGGGAAATGCCGCCGGATTTGAAAAAGAACTGGCGTCACTGGGGAAATTCGAGAAGATTCCGTTCCGTGACGTGGACTTAATGGCGGCCAATTTACGCAAGCCATCCCCCCTGGAACGACCTGCCACTGATGCTGAAAAGACGGCTGGGTCAGAGTTCCTTAAACAAACGGTTGCCGCTTTGGGTGGCGAGGCGTATGTGAACCAAAAAACGGTGATTCGACAGGGGAGCGGTAAATTCTCACCGCCAGGGTTGCCGCAGCCTTTGGCGGTGCCTTCGATTACCAACACCACTGGGGAGGGCGGTAAGTCGGTGCTTACGATCAAGCATCCAGCCTTCGAAGTCAGCTTTGGAACGGCTGGAGATGGAAAGATCTGGGTCGTTTCGCCACAGGGCGTGCAGGAATTCCCCAATCCAGAACAAGGCAAATTTGGCCTGGATGTGTTGAATAAAGCGGCGGTGCATCCCGAGGAATTCCTGATTCGCAGCCTCCCGGATGAAGAAAAAGAAGGTCGGAAATACAAAGTGTTTGCCATTTCAGATAAGGACAAACACACCACACTGTTTTACTGTGACCCGGAAACCAGTCTGGTATCCCGACTGACATACAAAGGACAACAGGGAGACACTGAAGAACTTTATGCCGATTATGCCGACTTCAGCGGTTTGAAAGTGGCCCGAAAGGTGACCTACAAAACCAACGGCGCGATGTTCCTTGAAGCCACCTTCACAGAGATCAAGGTCAACGAAGCGGTTCCTGATTCCGTGTTTGCCAGGCCGGCTGGGAAATAG
- a CDS encoding DUF1569 domain-containing protein: protein MRLFEVFRQRGPAGQWSLHPAFGRLTGTEWGILAARHMNHHLRQFGE from the coding sequence TTGCGCCTGTTTGAAGTCTTCCGCCAGCGTGGCCCCGCCGGTCAATGGTCGCTACATCCGGCATTTGGCCGTCTGACCGGCACGGAGTGGGGCATTCTGGCGGCCAGGCATATGAACCACCATCTGCGTCAATTTGGTGAATAA
- a CDS encoding HU family DNA-binding protein — MATKKAAPAPKSAPAKGKAKETAKAKDTKATKKAAAKPAPKKVAKPVVKLMTKTELVDRLAAKSGGDSKAKAQAKAILDELVVVAAEEAKKGGFMLPGLGKFVFREVKERQGRHPGTGEPITIPGGQKLKFVISETIKKAVQE, encoded by the coding sequence ATGGCTACCAAAAAAGCAGCACCTGCACCCAAGAGCGCCCCGGCTAAGGGCAAAGCGAAAGAAACAGCGAAAGCTAAAGACACCAAGGCGACCAAAAAAGCGGCGGCCAAGCCAGCGCCAAAGAAAGTCGCCAAACCGGTCGTTAAACTTATGACCAAGACCGAACTGGTTGACCGTCTGGCTGCCAAATCCGGTGGCGACAGCAAAGCCAAAGCTCAAGCCAAAGCGATTTTGGATGAGCTGGTGGTCGTCGCCGCTGAAGAAGCAAAAAAAGGTGGCTTTATGCTCCCCGGCCTCGGAAAGTTTGTGTTCCGCGAAGTCAAAGAGCGTCAGGGCCGTCACCCAGGCACAGGCGAACCCATCACCATTCCCGGTGGCCAAAAACTGAAATTTGTCATTTCTGAAACCATTAAAAAAGCGGTTCAGGAATAA